The Cylindrospermopsis curvispora GIHE-G1 genome contains a region encoding:
- a CDS encoding PrsW family glutamic-type intramembrane protease, which produces MIGKNPRQNAFLRLVSSEAVSSPESRYPLLSHREMVMGRDPGCQVVLDAITYRMVSRRHAVVRPPESKFTWTICDLNSANGTFLNGQLLRGPQELQNGDRISLGYDGPEFIFECETIPVSRTVPVNPATVIVPGKTTQQQSKHDGVSFTQLFPIISTGKDLTSKAYLIPGILTVIFVVLMFATVGYPQANQVIVGSYIGSAAYYFVYQLCGKQKPWWILMAMALSTMLILVSPLLDLFIFVFREILPGSLSPSGSDTFTELLIRMFFGAGLMEELLKALPVIGAYFLGKSLPSPWRERIGVGEPLDGILLGTASAVGFTLLETLGQYVPVITQNISQQSGVGTGQLIGLQLLIPRILGSVAGHMAYSGYLGYFIGLATLKPRMSWQILGVGYFTASALHALWNATGSINALLLVIVGVLSYAFLMAAILKARVLSPTRSHNFATRFLDPK; this is translated from the coding sequence ATGATAGGCAAAAACCCAAGACAGAATGCATTTTTGAGACTGGTGTCTAGTGAAGCGGTTTCCAGTCCAGAATCCCGCTACCCACTGCTTTCCCATCGGGAAATGGTCATGGGACGTGACCCCGGTTGTCAGGTTGTCTTGGACGCTATAACCTATAGAATGGTGTCCCGTCGTCATGCGGTTGTTCGTCCTCCAGAAAGTAAGTTCACCTGGACCATTTGTGATTTAAACAGTGCTAATGGCACTTTCCTCAATGGACAACTACTACGGGGACCTCAAGAGCTACAAAATGGCGATCGCATTTCTTTGGGTTATGATGGTCCTGAATTTATCTTTGAATGTGAAACCATACCTGTATCCAGAACTGTCCCAGTTAATCCAGCTACAGTTATAGTACCAGGAAAAACAACTCAACAACAATCAAAGCACGATGGAGTTAGTTTCACCCAGTTATTTCCTATAATTTCCACAGGTAAAGACTTAACTAGTAAAGCATATCTTATACCAGGGATACTAACAGTAATTTTTGTCGTGTTAATGTTTGCTACCGTGGGATATCCCCAAGCTAATCAAGTAATTGTCGGTTCTTATATTGGATCAGCCGCTTATTATTTCGTTTATCAACTTTGTGGCAAACAAAAACCATGGTGGATACTCATGGCCATGGCCCTAAGCACCATGCTGATTTTAGTCAGTCCATTATTAGATTTATTTATATTTGTTTTTCGAGAAATTCTCCCTGGTAGTTTATCACCCTCCGGTAGTGACACATTCACAGAATTATTGATCAGAATGTTTTTCGGAGCTGGGTTAATGGAGGAACTACTCAAGGCCCTACCGGTAATAGGCGCCTATTTTTTAGGCAAATCCCTACCATCCCCCTGGAGGGAAAGGATAGGGGTTGGGGAACCACTAGATGGCATTCTTCTGGGGACTGCATCAGCGGTGGGGTTTACTCTACTAGAAACCCTTGGCCAATATGTTCCTGTAATCACCCAAAATATTAGCCAGCAATCGGGAGTAGGTACTGGTCAACTCATCGGTTTACAGTTACTTATCCCCCGGATTTTGGGTTCCGTAGCTGGACACATGGCTTATAGTGGGTATTTAGGTTACTTCATCGGTTTGGCCACCCTCAAACCCCGCATGAGTTGGCAAATCCTGGGTGTTGGTTATTTCACCGCCTCCGCTCTCCATGCTCTCTGGAATGCTACCGGTTCCATTAATGCTCTACTACTAGTAATTGTAGGTGTTTTGTCCTATGCTTTTTTGATGGCTGCTATCCTCAAAGCTCGAGTATTATCACCTACGCGATCGCATAATTTTGCCACCCGGTTTCTGGATCCGAAATAA
- a CDS encoding DUF7219 family protein, translating into MDKKDDFLYPRGRYYGHVQPENLVFNANLQEFAQRVSYICNLETGGKLPPEDAYEQIRSLWKQLKRSKKQLRIGKSFPPESESDS; encoded by the coding sequence GTGGACAAAAAAGATGATTTCCTCTATCCCCGTGGTCGCTACTATGGTCATGTACAACCTGAAAATCTGGTTTTTAATGCCAATCTCCAGGAGTTTGCTCAGAGAGTTAGTTATATTTGTAACTTGGAAACCGGTGGTAAACTTCCCCCTGAGGATGCTTATGAACAAATCAGGTCTCTGTGGAAACAATTAAAACGCTCTAAGAAACAACTCAGAATAGGTAAAAGTTTCCCACCGGAAAGTGAGTCTGACTCTTAA
- a CDS encoding glycosyltransferase family 4 protein produces the protein MKIALFTETFLPKVDGIVTRLSHTVDHLQRDGHQVMVFCPEGGIKEYKGAKVHGVSGFPLPLYPELKLALPRPAIGYGLQEFGPDIIHVVNPAVLGLSGIFYSKLHKIPLVASYHTHLPQYLQHYGLSLLEGLLWELLKIAHNQAALNLCTSTAMVEELAAHGIERLDLWQPGVDTELFHPDLASQEMRSYLSQGHPDSPLLLYVGRLSAEKEVEQIKPILEAIPHGRLALVGDGPHRQNLQNHFAHTNTHFVGYLKGQQLASAFASADVFVFPSRTETLGLVLLEAMAAGCPVIAARSGGIPDIVTDGVDGYLFDHNASIQQAIDLTIKLLREKQEIAVMRSNARKKAEKMGWSAAVRQLQAYYQRILN, from the coding sequence ATGAAAATTGCCCTATTCACCGAAACTTTTTTGCCTAAGGTTGATGGCATTGTCACCCGTTTATCTCACACAGTTGACCATCTGCAACGAGATGGACATCAGGTTATGGTATTTTGCCCAGAAGGGGGTATTAAAGAATATAAAGGAGCAAAAGTGCACGGAGTTAGTGGGTTTCCCCTACCTCTTTATCCAGAGTTAAAATTAGCACTACCCCGCCCTGCCATTGGTTATGGGCTACAAGAGTTTGGTCCAGATATAATTCATGTGGTAAATCCAGCAGTTTTGGGACTATCAGGTATTTTCTACAGCAAATTGCACAAAATTCCCCTAGTAGCATCCTATCATACACATCTGCCTCAGTATTTACAACATTATGGACTAAGTTTACTGGAAGGACTACTATGGGAACTGCTCAAGATTGCTCACAATCAAGCAGCTTTAAATCTGTGCACCTCTACAGCTATGGTTGAGGAATTGGCGGCCCATGGAATAGAAAGATTAGACTTGTGGCAACCAGGGGTAGACACAGAGCTTTTCCATCCCGATTTAGCCAGTCAGGAAATGCGCTCCTATCTATCCCAAGGTCATCCAGACAGTCCTCTGTTATTGTATGTAGGTCGTCTTTCGGCAGAGAAAGAGGTTGAACAGATTAAACCCATTTTGGAAGCCATTCCCCATGGGCGTTTAGCCCTGGTGGGGGATGGACCCCATCGGCAAAATTTACAAAATCACTTTGCCCACACTAATACCCATTTTGTGGGCTATCTCAAGGGTCAACAATTGGCCTCAGCCTTTGCTAGTGCCGATGTGTTTGTCTTTCCCTCCCGTACGGAAACCCTGGGATTAGTATTATTAGAAGCCATGGCTGCGGGTTGTCCAGTAATCGCTGCTCGTTCTGGGGGGATTCCCGACATCGTCACTGACGGTGTCGATGGTTATCTTTTTGACCATAATGCCTCTATTCAACAAGCTATCGACCTCACAATTAAGTTGTTAAGAGAAAAACAGGAAATTGCCGTTATGCGTAGTAATGCTCGTAAGAAGGCGGAGAAAATGGGATGGTCTGCTGCTGTAAGACAACTACAAGCATACTACCAGAGAATATTAAATTAA
- the purC gene encoding phosphoribosylaminoimidazolesuccinocarboxamide synthase: MSVNTNNKLYEGKAKIIYTTEDPQVLLAEFKDDATAFNAKKRGSIQGKGSINCTISSKLFLRMAQEGIENHFIDSPAAGQMRVKALKILPLEVVVRNIAAGSLCQQTGIELGTVLTKPLVEFYYKDDKLGDPLLTRDRLLLLKLATEEQVEQIIHLALQINTFLQDLWQQCSITLVDFKLEFGLDWQHKLLLADEISPDTCRLWDTSEIDPIHRILDKDRFRRDLGKVEDAYQEVLTRLLEVIP, encoded by the coding sequence ATGTCTGTTAACACTAATAACAAGCTATACGAAGGTAAAGCCAAAATCATCTACACCACAGAAGACCCACAGGTTTTATTGGCTGAATTTAAAGACGATGCAACCGCATTTAATGCGAAAAAACGAGGTAGTATCCAGGGGAAAGGGAGTATAAACTGCACCATTTCCAGTAAATTGTTTCTCCGCATGGCACAGGAGGGTATAGAAAACCATTTTATTGACAGTCCAGCTGCTGGTCAGATGAGGGTAAAAGCGTTGAAAATTTTGCCCTTGGAAGTAGTAGTGAGGAATATTGCAGCTGGGAGTCTTTGTCAACAAACCGGAATAGAGTTAGGCACAGTGTTGACAAAACCTCTAGTGGAATTTTACTACAAAGATGACAAACTAGGGGATCCCCTGCTGACCAGGGATCGTCTCCTGTTGCTGAAACTAGCCACAGAGGAACAAGTAGAGCAAATTATCCATCTAGCATTACAAATCAACACTTTTCTCCAGGATTTATGGCAGCAGTGTAGTATCACTTTAGTGGACTTCAAACTCGAATTTGGTTTAGACTGGCAACACAAACTGTTGTTAGCAGACGAAATTAGTCCTGATACCTGTCGCTTGTGGGACACGTCAGAAATTGATCCTATTCATCGCATCTTGGACAAAGATAGGTTTCGTCGAGACTTGGGTAAGGTAGAGGATGCCTATCAGGAGGTTTTGACCAGATTGCTGGAAGTTATACCCTAG
- a CDS encoding NAD-dependent epimerase/dehydratase family protein yields MKVLVIGGDGYCGWATALYLSNRGHEVGILDSLVRRHWDNTLGVETLTPIAPIQQRLQRWQDLTGKSIDLFIGDITDYGFLHKALHEFEPEAIVHFGEQRSAPFSMIDREHAVLTQVNNVVGTLNLLYIMREDFPDCHLVKLGTMGEYGTPNIDIEEGYITIEHNGRTDTLPYPKQPGSMYHLSKVHDSHNIHFACRIWGLRATDLNQGIVYGVITEETGLDELLINRLDYDGVFGTALNRFCIQAAVGHPLTVYGKGGQTRGFLDIRDTVRCIELAIANPAQPGEFRVFNQFTELFSVGDLALMVKKASYAMGLNVEINHIDNPRIEKEEHYFNAKNTKLLDLGLQPHYLSDSLLDSLLNFAVKYKRRVDNKQILPKVSWHRK; encoded by the coding sequence ATGAAAGTCCTGGTTATTGGTGGCGATGGATATTGCGGTTGGGCAACGGCTCTGTACCTTTCTAATCGAGGTCATGAAGTTGGAATTTTAGACAGTTTGGTGCGTCGGCACTGGGATAATACGCTTGGTGTTGAGACTCTAACCCCAATTGCACCAATTCAACAACGTCTCCAACGATGGCAAGATTTGACGGGTAAATCCATCGACTTGTTTATTGGCGATATTACCGACTATGGTTTTTTGCATAAGGCGTTGCATGAATTTGAGCCAGAAGCAATAGTACATTTTGGTGAACAGCGTTCGGCACCATTTTCCATGATTGACCGTGAACACGCTGTGCTCACCCAGGTCAATAACGTAGTTGGCACGTTGAATCTACTCTATATCATGAGAGAAGACTTTCCCGATTGCCATCTAGTGAAATTGGGAACCATGGGTGAATATGGGACACCTAATATTGATATTGAGGAAGGCTATATTACCATTGAACACAATGGGCGTACAGATACCTTACCCTATCCTAAGCAACCCGGTTCCATGTACCATTTAAGTAAGGTTCATGACAGTCACAACATTCACTTTGCTTGCCGAATTTGGGGTTTACGTGCAACTGATCTCAATCAGGGCATTGTCTACGGTGTGATTACCGAGGAAACCGGATTAGATGAGCTGTTAATTAATCGCCTCGATTATGATGGGGTATTTGGTACAGCACTGAATCGCTTTTGTATTCAAGCTGCTGTGGGTCATCCCCTCACCGTTTATGGGAAAGGTGGACAAACCCGGGGCTTTTTAGACATTCGCGACACAGTGCGATGTATTGAATTGGCCATTGCCAATCCCGCCCAACCTGGGGAATTTCGTGTGTTTAACCAATTCACAGAATTGTTTAGCGTTGGTGATTTGGCCTTAATGGTGAAAAAAGCCAGTTATGCTATGGGGCTAAATGTGGAAATTAACCACATTGATAATCCGAGAATTGAAAAGGAAGAACATTACTTCAATGCCAAAAACACTAAGTTATTAGACTTGGGCTTGCAACCCCACTATCTCTCAGATTCCCTACTGGATTCCCTGTTAAACTTTGCTGTTAAATATAAAAGGCGAGTTGATAACAAACAAATTTTGCCTAAAGTCTCTTGGCACAGAAAATAA
- the ycf46 gene encoding stress-responsive protein Ycf46 — protein MKEELNILIQAQYPLIYLVTSEEERAEQAIYTMAQSLKSQRRVYVWTVTHGIVEYGQARSTNQHNTVSPEAAIEWAIRQKEPGIFIFKDLHPFIDAPATTRSLRDAIASFKGMQKNIILMSPMQQVPIELEKEVVVIDFQLPDMTELSKVLTAHQEQNRGRRLTTEAREKLLRAALGLTKDEAEKVYRKAQVTSGRLTEDEVDIVLSEKKQLIRRNGILEYIEEDETIEAVGGLEELKKWLKQRSNAFTERAREYGLPQPKGMLILGVPGCGKSLIAKTTSRLWGLPILRLDMGRVYDGSMVGRSEANLRNALKTAESISPTILFIDELDKSFAGSAGSSDSDGGTSSRIFGSFLTWMQEKKSPVFVMATANRVERLPGEFLRKGRFDEIFFVDLPTPEERQDIFRIHLTKRREEIARFDLEQLAKMSDGFSGAEIEQAIIAAMYEAFAQDREFTQLDIIAALKSTLPLSRTMQEQVTALRDWARQRARPAASSVAEYQRLEF, from the coding sequence ATGAAAGAAGAGCTAAACATACTCATTCAAGCTCAATACCCTTTAATCTACCTTGTGACCTCCGAGGAAGAACGGGCAGAGCAAGCAATTTATACGATGGCTCAGTCGTTAAAATCCCAGCGTCGGGTTTACGTGTGGACTGTAACCCATGGTATTGTGGAATACGGGCAGGCTAGGAGTACAAACCAGCATAACACCGTGTCACCAGAGGCAGCTATTGAGTGGGCAATTAGACAGAAAGAACCTGGTATATTTATTTTTAAAGATTTACATCCTTTTATTGATGCTCCGGCAACAACCAGGTCCTTAAGGGATGCGATCGCCAGTTTTAAAGGTATGCAAAAGAACATTATTTTAATGTCTCCGATGCAACAAGTACCGATAGAATTGGAGAAAGAGGTTGTTGTTATTGACTTCCAACTGCCAGACATGACCGAGTTAAGTAAAGTTCTCACTGCCCACCAGGAGCAGAATAGGGGGCGGCGTTTAACTACCGAAGCTAGGGAAAAACTACTGAGAGCGGCCTTAGGACTGACCAAGGATGAAGCCGAGAAAGTATATCGAAAGGCCCAGGTAACAAGTGGGAGGCTGACGGAAGATGAAGTTGATATAGTTTTATCAGAAAAGAAACAGCTAATTCGCCGCAATGGCATTTTAGAATACATTGAAGAAGATGAAACTATCGAAGCCGTAGGTGGGTTAGAGGAATTAAAGAAGTGGCTGAAACAGAGGTCCAACGCCTTTACAGAAAGGGCGAGGGAGTATGGATTACCACAACCGAAAGGGATGTTAATTTTAGGAGTTCCTGGTTGCGGGAAGTCACTGATAGCAAAAACCACCTCCAGGTTATGGGGATTGCCAATTTTAAGATTGGACATGGGGAGAGTTTACGATGGCTCCATGGTGGGTCGGAGCGAGGCGAACCTGCGTAATGCTTTAAAAACAGCAGAATCTATTTCCCCAACTATTTTATTCATAGACGAACTGGATAAATCCTTTGCTGGTAGTGCGGGGTCTAGCGATTCTGATGGAGGGACATCAAGTAGAATTTTTGGTTCCTTCTTGACCTGGATGCAGGAGAAAAAGTCTCCAGTATTTGTCATGGCAACAGCTAACCGAGTAGAAAGGTTGCCAGGAGAGTTTTTAAGAAAAGGTCGCTTTGATGAAATTTTCTTTGTGGACTTACCCACACCGGAAGAACGTCAGGATATCTTTAGGATTCACCTAACCAAAAGAAGAGAGGAAATTGCTAGATTTGACCTAGAGCAACTAGCCAAGATGTCCGATGGTTTTTCCGGTGCTGAAATAGAGCAGGCAATAATTGCAGCCATGTATGAGGCCTTTGCTCAGGATCGGGAGTTCACCCAATTAGATATTATTGCTGCATTGAAGTCTACATTGCCGTTGTCAAGGACGATGCAAGAACAGGTCACAGCCTTAAGGGACTGGGCCAGACAGCGTGCTAGACCAGCAGCATCCTCCGTAGCTGAGTATCAGCGATTGGAGTTTTAA
- a CDS encoding DUF1257 domain-containing protein, with the protein MSHFSTLRTKITDAEILKASLSDLGITVKTEADVRGYNGQRVRSDIVAVLEGEYDLGWSRNSDGSFDLIADLWGVAKKHNQTDLINSINQKYAVNKTLAEVKQRGLQNANVKLVLQ; encoded by the coding sequence ATGTCTCATTTTAGCACTCTGCGTACTAAGATTACCGATGCCGAAATTCTCAAAGCTTCCCTAAGCGACCTAGGTATTACTGTAAAAACTGAGGCTGATGTACGTGGTTATAACGGTCAGCGTGTACGTTCGGACATTGTTGCGGTATTGGAAGGCGAGTACGATTTAGGTTGGTCTCGTAATAGCGATGGTTCCTTTGACCTCATTGCTGATTTATGGGGCGTTGCTAAGAAGCACAACCAGACTGATCTGATAAACTCTATTAACCAGAAATACGCGGTTAATAAAACCCTAGCCGAAGTAAAACAGCGTGGT
- a CDS encoding BamA/TamA family outer membrane protein: MSKKHLSPVFLVTVAVAASLESSLSAHGQTPTQSQHLLSGDSMKVSKSLSSTMYNVKGETFISTTAQATPNSNGNAVDDNQSGNQPDNPNNTQPAETPEPRVLISEVVVKSAVGQLPSEIETQVYQVIRTKAGQTTTRSQLQEDINGIFAIGFFTNVQAFPEDTPSGVKVTFVVSLNPVLTKVELDANPGAGVASVIPAATVDKIFSQQYGKVINLRDLRAGIGQLTKEYQDKGYVLANLIAAPKVSETGVITLQVAEGIVENVQVAFRNKEGQDVDEKGRPIRGRTKDYIIKREMQLKPGQVFNRNIVQKDLQRVFGLGLFDDINVSLNPGTDPSKVVVVVNVTERNSGSIAVGGGISSASGLFGTISYQEQNLSGRNQKLGSELQIGQRELLFDLRFSDPWIDGDPYRTSYTTNVFRRRSISLVFEGKDSNVKTFNPDNTTDVNSQATPRIARLGGGVSFGRPLSTNLYENPEWFASLGLQYQRISSRDVNGNIRPQGAVFDDSGNRLSPTIPLTQSPTGEDDLFLLQFSAQSDRRNNGVQPTKGSYLRVGLDQSVPIGQGSILMSRVRANYSQYVPIKLLGSKNPETLAFNLQGGTILGDLPPYEAFSLGGSNSVRGYDEGKLAAGRTYVQASAEYRFPIFSVVGGSLFFDCGSDLGSATRAAEILNKNGSGYGYGLGLRIQSPLGPIRIDYGISDKGDSRINFGIGERF; this comes from the coding sequence ATGAGTAAAAAGCATTTATCTCCTGTATTTTTGGTTACGGTAGCTGTAGCTGCCAGTTTGGAAAGTTCCTTGAGCGCCCATGGACAAACCCCTACTCAGTCTCAACATTTACTGAGTGGGGACAGCATGAAAGTAAGTAAGTCCTTATCTAGCACAATGTATAATGTTAAGGGTGAGACTTTCATTAGCACAACAGCACAAGCTACTCCTAACAGTAATGGGAATGCAGTAGATGATAATCAATCAGGTAATCAACCTGATAATCCCAATAATACCCAACCAGCAGAAACACCAGAACCTAGAGTATTAATTTCAGAAGTGGTGGTCAAGTCAGCGGTTGGACAACTCCCATCGGAAATAGAAACCCAAGTTTACCAGGTCATTCGTACTAAAGCTGGACAAACTACAACCCGCTCACAATTACAAGAGGATATTAACGGAATCTTTGCCATTGGGTTTTTTACTAATGTACAAGCATTTCCAGAAGATACGCCATCTGGTGTTAAAGTAACTTTTGTGGTCAGTCTTAATCCTGTACTTACCAAAGTAGAATTAGACGCTAATCCCGGTGCTGGAGTGGCTTCCGTTATACCTGCTGCAACCGTGGATAAAATCTTCAGTCAGCAATATGGTAAAGTAATTAACCTACGTGATTTGCGAGCTGGGATTGGGCAATTAACCAAAGAGTATCAAGACAAAGGTTACGTACTGGCTAACTTGATAGCAGCACCCAAAGTTTCTGAGACAGGAGTAATCACCTTACAAGTAGCTGAGGGAATAGTAGAAAATGTCCAGGTTGCTTTTCGCAATAAGGAAGGCCAAGATGTGGACGAGAAAGGTCGACCCATTCGGGGAAGAACAAAAGACTATATCATTAAGCGGGAAATGCAATTAAAACCCGGTCAAGTGTTTAACCGCAATATTGTCCAAAAAGACCTACAAAGGGTTTTTGGACTCGGTTTGTTTGATGATATTAATGTCTCCCTCAACCCGGGAACAGACCCTAGTAAAGTTGTTGTTGTAGTAAATGTGACTGAGCGTAATAGTGGATCCATCGCCGTAGGGGGAGGTATTAGTTCTGCCAGTGGATTATTTGGCACCATTAGCTACCAAGAACAAAATCTATCAGGTAGAAACCAGAAGCTGGGATCAGAACTGCAAATTGGACAACGAGAACTCTTATTTGACTTGCGATTTAGCGATCCTTGGATTGACGGCGATCCCTATCGTACTTCCTACACAACCAATGTTTTCCGCCGTCGTTCAATTTCTCTAGTGTTTGAAGGTAAAGACAGCAACGTAAAAACCTTCAACCCTGATAATACTACTGATGTAAATAGTCAAGCAACCCCCCGCATTGCCCGCTTGGGCGGCGGAGTTTCTTTCGGTCGCCCCCTTTCTACCAATTTATATGAGAATCCAGAATGGTTTGCCTCCCTAGGTTTACAATATCAAAGGATTTCCAGTCGCGATGTCAATGGTAATATTAGACCTCAAGGGGCGGTTTTTGATGACAGTGGCAATCGACTCAGCCCAACCATTCCTCTCACCCAGTCCCCTACCGGTGAAGATGATTTGTTCTTATTACAATTCAGCGCCCAAAGCGATCGCCGGAATAATGGGGTGCAACCAACCAAAGGTTCTTACCTGCGTGTAGGACTGGATCAATCTGTGCCCATAGGACAAGGTAGTATACTAATGTCTAGGGTAAGGGCCAACTACAGTCAATACGTACCCATAAAACTTCTGGGATCTAAAAATCCAGAAACCCTTGCTTTTAACCTGCAAGGGGGTACAATATTAGGTGATTTACCACCTTATGAAGCCTTTAGCCTGGGGGGAAGTAATTCCGTGAGGGGTTACGATGAGGGTAAGTTAGCAGCGGGACGTACTTACGTCCAAGCGTCAGCAGAATATCGTTTCCCCATATTCTCAGTGGTTGGTGGGTCTCTATTTTTTGATTGTGGTAGTGATCTGGGCAGTGCTACCAGAGCAGCTGAAATCCTCAATAAAAATGGGAGCGGTTATGGTTATGGCTTGGGATTGCGCATTCAGTCACCACTGGGTCCTATTCGCATTGACTATGGTATAAGTGATAAAGGTGATAGCCGCATCAACTTTGGTATAGGGGAAAGGTTCTAA
- a CDS encoding CHAT domain-containing protein, with amino-acid sequence MSCLSVSIARLVNSGPNNFAVWVVKAPYPSGYVLRDCVFPPQLAEIWIEWQQMFGGFVDNHDLGKGLVGSGMGQTTGSYSNRLMQSLGISLWRWLFDGEILSSLERSRGLAMGSNQRLRLQLEVREPDLIGLPWEIMQPEAGHSAISVNQEVLFSRTINQVEPIANLSADSSLNVLLVLGYNGNLELEKEATILEKILLESSPPGGYYISNCLVKKLLQPTPKELIQELETKAYNVVFYAGHGLPNPDGGLLYLTEEQSLNGIELGQLLARSRVKLAVFNACWGAQPAVHHKAIPTSSLAEVLIRHGVPAVLAMRDEIADQESRSFIQGFTQALRMGEAIDAAVAVARQELLAIYKFNQPAWTLPVLYLHPDFSGQLIKSVDEGITELPDLTTGINVPQSSAVLRSVSPQGQSCSLRSDVTRIGRTKDNDLVIPQVYVSKHHAEILCRTILDGSQPVVTYYLQDCSTYGTTWYLNDYGWQRVLREEVVLTSGMKLKFGSAKGETWEFLIFDD; translated from the coding sequence ATGTCTTGTCTGAGTGTATCTATCGCCCGTTTAGTTAATAGTGGACCGAATAACTTTGCCGTTTGGGTAGTGAAAGCTCCCTATCCTAGCGGTTACGTTTTGCGTGACTGTGTTTTTCCACCTCAACTTGCTGAGATTTGGATAGAATGGCAGCAAATGTTTGGTGGTTTTGTAGACAACCATGACCTGGGGAAGGGATTGGTTGGGTCTGGGATGGGACAAACCACTGGTTCTTATAGTAATCGGTTAATGCAATCTTTAGGAATCAGTTTATGGCGTTGGCTATTTGATGGAGAAATTCTTAGCAGTCTAGAGCGCAGTCGTGGTCTAGCTATGGGAAGCAATCAACGATTGCGGTTGCAGTTGGAAGTTCGTGAACCCGATTTGATTGGTTTACCATGGGAAATTATGCAACCGGAAGCGGGTCATTCAGCAATCTCCGTCAACCAAGAGGTTTTGTTTAGTCGCACTATCAATCAGGTTGAACCAATAGCAAATTTATCAGCAGATTCCTCTTTAAACGTGTTGTTGGTTTTGGGGTACAATGGCAATCTAGAGTTGGAAAAAGAGGCTACCATTCTGGAGAAAATCCTCCTAGAATCTAGTCCTCCTGGTGGGTATTACATATCAAACTGTTTGGTCAAAAAGCTATTACAACCTACACCAAAGGAGTTGATACAAGAACTGGAAACCAAGGCGTATAATGTAGTTTTTTATGCAGGTCATGGTTTGCCCAATCCGGATGGCGGACTGCTGTATTTAACAGAGGAACAGTCCCTTAATGGTATAGAACTAGGTCAATTATTAGCTCGTAGCAGAGTTAAACTAGCAGTATTTAATGCCTGCTGGGGTGCCCAACCAGCAGTTCATCACAAAGCAATACCCACTAGTAGTTTGGCAGAGGTTTTAATTCGTCATGGTGTGCCCGCAGTTTTGGCCATGCGTGACGAAATTGCTGATCAGGAAAGTCGTAGTTTTATTCAGGGGTTTACTCAAGCACTGCGCATGGGTGAAGCGATTGATGCAGCTGTAGCAGTAGCTAGACAGGAATTATTAGCTATTTACAAGTTTAATCAGCCAGCATGGACTTTACCAGTTCTCTATCTACACCCAGATTTTTCGGGTCAGTTGATTAAAAGTGTTGATGAGGGAATTACAGAATTGCCAGATCTAACTACTGGAATAAATGTTCCCCAGTCCAGTGCTGTTTTGCGCTCAGTTTCCCCCCAGGGTCAAAGTTGCTCCCTGCGTTCCGATGTCACTCGCATTGGTCGCACCAAGGATAATGATCTTGTGATTCCCCAAGTTTATGTTTCTAAGCACCATGCAGAAATACTTTGTAGAACCATACTAGATGGTTCTCAACCAGTTGTTACTTACTATTTACAAGATTGCTCTACCTACGGAACAACTTGGTATTTAAATGATTATGGTTGGCAACGGGTTTTACGAGAGGAGGTAGTGTTAACATCGGGAATGAAGTTAAAGTTTGGCAGTGCGAAGGGGGAAACATGGGAGTTTCTGATTTTTGATGATTAG
- a CDS encoding nitrate reductase associated protein, translating into MSTEFFQFEADFIATLRCIPMIVRYKLDTCGIKLKLAHWHQISLPERDTLVTLPCFTPGEIQNYQNYLRELVFKYTGTYPSLLPTDPHPPWLDPTTLPKQLIEKVETIGAKIALEQWQDLTPLQRFVLVKLSLPSHENKNFPKAMAEFHLDPPTGLVITNE; encoded by the coding sequence ATGTCTACCGAGTTTTTCCAATTTGAAGCTGATTTTATAGCCACCCTTCGTTGTATACCCATGATAGTCCGTTATAAGCTGGATACATGTGGAATTAAACTAAAATTGGCTCATTGGCATCAGATTAGTCTCCCAGAACGTGATACTCTAGTTACATTACCCTGCTTTACACCAGGGGAAATACAAAACTACCAAAACTATTTAAGGGAATTGGTTTTTAAATACACGGGAACCTATCCCTCTTTGCTTCCCACGGATCCCCATCCCCCTTGGCTAGATCCTACCACCCTACCTAAACAACTTATTGAAAAAGTAGAGACCATAGGTGCTAAGATCGCCCTGGAGCAGTGGCAAGACTTAACTCCGTTACAAAGGTTTGTACTGGTCAAGTTAAGTCTCCCCAGTCATGAAAATAAAAATTTTCCCAAAGCAATGGCGGAATTTCATTTGGATCCGCCCACAGGTTTGGTGATAACTAATGAATAA